The segment AAGCTGGGCATTGCAAAGGAATATCTGATACCAAAGCAGTTAAAGGAACATGGGCTGACCGATGACCATATCAGGTTTACCGATGAGTCAGTGCTTCATATAATCTCGCATTATACAAGGGAAGCCGGTGTCCGGAATCTCGAAAGGGAGATAGCGAATGTCTGCCGGAAGGTCGCAAGAAAGATTGCAGAAGGAAAAGAAGGTCCTTTCAAGATAATGCCCAAGAATCTGCATAGATATCTTGGTGTGCCAAAATACCTTCCTGAAGAAGAAAGGGAAAAGGATGAGATTGGAGTTGCAACCGGTCTTGCATGGACTGAGACAGGTGGAGACATTATATATATAGAGGCTACAACTATGAAAGGCAAAGGTTCCCTCACCCTGACGGGCCATCTCGGTGATGTAATGAAAGAGTCTGCGCAGGCTGCCCTTAGCTATATACGCTCACGTTCAGCAAGACTCGGAATAAAGGATGATATATTCTCTAAAAGTGATATACATGTCCATGTCCCTGCAGGTGCTATTCCAAAAGATGGACCATCAGCAGGTATAACAATGGCTACTTCACTTGCATCTGTATTCACACATCGATCCGTAAAGAAAGATATTGCAATGACAGGAGAGGTTACTCTCAGGGGAAGGGTTCTACCGATTGGGGGGCTCAAAGAAAAGGCACTTGCAGCAAAGAGGGCTGGAATAAATAAGGTCATAATACCAAAGCGTAACAAGAAAGACCTCGAAGAAATCCCGAAGGATATTCGCAAAGATATGGAGTTTATATTTGCAGAAACAATGGATGATGTTCTCGCTGTCGCCCTTAGGGATGAAACTCTTAAAAACAGAAAGGTATAATCAGGATTAAGGATTAAGGGGTAAGGGATAAGTTTGAGAATCCGATGAGTCTGGATGAAATAGGCGAATTCGGGATTATCCAACGGATAAGGAAGAGGTTTCAGACATACAGTAAATCTACCATACTCGGTATTGGTGATGATTCAGCGGTTTTGAGAGCGAGGAAAGGTAGTATGCTGCTTTTAACCTCTGATATGTTCATAGAAGGCATCCACTTTGAACCTTCCCTTTATCCAGAGAATGCCTATTATTATATCGGATATAAGGCTATCGCATCAAGTGTAAGTGATATTGCAGCAATGGGGGGTATTCCCTTGCACTCAGCCGTCTCCGTAGCAGTTCCTATTAAGTTCTCATTGAGTGATATTGACCATCTAATCGATGGGATGGAATATGGTTGTAAGGATTTTAGAGTTGAGATTGCAGGGGGAGACACAGCAAGGTCACCTGCAGGGGTAGTGATAAACGTCTGTATCACAGGTGAGATAGAAGATAGCCTGTATATCAAAAGATCGGGTGCCAGTGTGAGCGATGTGATCTTTGTAACAGGTACACTTGGCGATTCAGCGATGGGACTGGAGATACTAAAAAAGAGGGTCAAGGGTCAAGGGGTAAGGGGTAAGGGTGAGGAGTTTTTGATAAGAAGGCATCTGATGCCTCAGCCGAGAATCAAGGAAGGGAGGACGATAGCACTTAACCGTCTGGCAACATCCATGATAGACATCAGCGATGGACTTTCCTCTGATCTATGGC is part of the Nitrospirota bacterium genome and harbors:
- the thiL gene encoding thiamine-phosphate kinase, whose translation is MSLDEIGEFGIIQRIRKRFQTYSKSTILGIGDDSAVLRARKGSMLLLTSDMFIEGIHFEPSLYPENAYYYIGYKAIASSVSDIAAMGGIPLHSAVSVAVPIKFSLSDIDHLIDGMEYGCKDFRVEIAGGDTARSPAGVVINVCITGEIEDSLYIKRSGASVSDVIFVTGTLGDSAMGLEILKKRVKGQGVRGKGEEFLIRRHLMPQPRIKEGRTIALNRLATSMIDISDGLSSDLW